From the genome of Eucalyptus grandis isolate ANBG69807.140 chromosome 2, ASM1654582v1, whole genome shotgun sequence, one region includes:
- the LOC104428400 gene encoding uncharacterized protein LOC104428400 isoform X1 yields MSNYNNAVLEDAGVLAEGLVGLRIKAWWPFDEMFYDGLIQSYNPLTKKRKDMVILPYKDSLLLFSWYLQQFDLDGNRVNQGLTVYGNKGSTDQHACRSWEKGSSRSICSS; encoded by the exons GATGCTGGAGTGCTCGCTGAAGGATTAGTTGGACTTAGAATAAAGGCCTGGTGGCCATTTGATGAGAT GTTCTATGATGGCCTAATTCAATCTTACAACCCTCTAACGAAAAAGCGCAAG GACATGGTAATTCTTCCTTACAAAGACAGCCTTCTGTTATTCAGTTGGTATCTGCAACAATTTGATTTGGATGGCAATCGG GTCAATCAAGGGCTTACTGTTTATGGGAATAAAGGAAGCACAGATCAGCATGC GTGTCGAAGCTGGGAAAAAGGCAGCAGCAGAAGTATTTGCTCATCATAA
- the LOC104428400 gene encoding glucose-6-phosphate isomerase isoform X2: protein MSNYNNAVLEDAGVLAEGLVGLRIKAWWPFDEMFYDGLIQSYNPLTKKRKDMVILPYKDSLLLFSWYLQQFDLDGNRVNQGLTVYGNKGSTDQHAEWAMLYMPMIVSL from the exons GATGCTGGAGTGCTCGCTGAAGGATTAGTTGGACTTAGAATAAAGGCCTGGTGGCCATTTGATGAGAT GTTCTATGATGGCCTAATTCAATCTTACAACCCTCTAACGAAAAAGCGCAAG GACATGGTAATTCTTCCTTACAAAGACAGCCTTCTGTTATTCAGTTGGTATCTGCAACAATTTGATTTGGATGGCAATCGG GTCAATCAAGGGCTTACTGTTTATGGGAATAAAGGAAGCACAGATCAGCATGC GGAATGGGCTATGCTCTATATGCCAATGATCGTGAGTCTATAA
- the LOC104428400 gene encoding glucose-6-phosphate isomerase isoform X3 encodes MSNYNNAVLEDAGVLAEGLVGLRIKAWWPFDEMFYDGLIQSYNPLTKKRKDMVILPYKDSLLLFSWYLQQFDLDGNRVNQGLTVYGNKGSTDQHAYGELL; translated from the exons GATGCTGGAGTGCTCGCTGAAGGATTAGTTGGACTTAGAATAAAGGCCTGGTGGCCATTTGATGAGAT GTTCTATGATGGCCTAATTCAATCTTACAACCCTCTAACGAAAAAGCGCAAG GACATGGTAATTCTTCCTTACAAAGACAGCCTTCTGTTATTCAGTTGGTATCTGCAACAATTTGATTTGGATGGCAATCGG GTCAATCAAGGGCTTACTGTTTATGGGAATAAAGGAAGCACAGATCAGCATGC ATATGGTGAACTTTTGTAG